The Candidatus Uhrbacteria bacterium genome has a segment encoding these proteins:
- a CDS encoding winged helix-turn-helix transcriptional regulator — translation MVEQALLLDSIFSSLADPTRRDILRRVAKKELSIGEIAKAYDLTFAAISKHLGVLEKAKLILKHRRGKQQVVQLAPTTILQATHHLQDYERIWNDRFDRLEAYLLKEQKNYVSSRKK, via the coding sequence ATGGTTGAACAAGCTCTCCTACTCGACTCGATCTTCAGCTCTCTCGCCGATCCAACGCGACGGGATATTTTGCGTCGAGTCGCCAAAAAAGAGCTATCCATCGGTGAGATCGCCAAAGCATACGACCTGACATTTGCCGCAATTTCCAAGCATCTCGGCGTACTAGAGAAAGCCAAACTTATTCTCAAGCATCGTCGCGGCAAACAGCAGGTCGTACAGCTCGCACCAACAACCATTCTGCAGGCAACACATCATCTCCAGGACTACGAACGCATCTGGAATGATCGCTTTGACCGATTAGAAGCTTATTTACTTAAGGAACAAAAGAACTACGTCTCCTCTCGCAAAAAATAA
- a CDS encoding LysM peptidoglycan-binding domain-containing M23 family metallopeptidase, with product MLTQKIKLVLAKTALATLRGLSAFRRLIGRLWKPAQPFATALGRIGTRYLFLPAYRVVTVLRLRFGKIFSSVRGVAFVFVSNRYVFHIVVAGVGIVTIATQFQTKSATALDAGQRSLLYSIVSDGRETLVEEDVHPELAAKDARYLGAETIEALPSIDFDYGDIGDEPIADLTVPGSIAALPGSEHPGEPSEVIVARTKTEQYSVQDGDTISTIARRFGVNVGTILWANNLTVRSTIRPGSSLKIPPVSGVLHTIKKGDTLKKIASTYDASEEEINAFNKLSEGATLAIGEEIMIPDGTPPEINTPIAIRKPAANNIRPDVPIARIANKAVDVYQELTGQQDSRTKPTDIADAEEEDSKAKTKFLWPTKQRIINQYYGWKHTGLDLEGDYVDPIYASADGVVETAGWNSGGYGLQIIVNHGNGNKTRYAHASKMYVKVGDTVKRGEVIAMVGTTGRSTGTHLHYEIYIANKRVNPLPYIR from the coding sequence GTGTTGACACAAAAAATAAAGCTCGTCCTGGCCAAAACTGCCCTCGCAACCTTGCGTGGGTTGTCTGCATTTCGTCGCCTGATCGGACGCCTTTGGAAGCCCGCTCAACCATTCGCGACGGCTCTTGGCCGTATTGGAACGCGTTACCTCTTTCTTCCCGCTTATCGCGTGGTCACCGTGCTGCGTTTGCGCTTCGGAAAAATCTTTTCTTCCGTGCGTGGTGTCGCGTTTGTCTTTGTCTCTAACCGCTACGTCTTCCATATCGTTGTAGCCGGCGTCGGTATCGTAACCATTGCCACCCAATTCCAAACCAAGAGCGCCACCGCCCTCGATGCGGGACAGCGCAGCTTGCTCTACTCCATCGTTAGCGATGGCCGTGAAACCCTCGTAGAGGAAGACGTCCATCCGGAATTAGCAGCCAAGGACGCCCGCTATTTGGGCGCAGAAACCATTGAAGCTCTTCCTTCGATCGACTTTGACTACGGCGACATTGGAGATGAACCTATCGCCGATTTGACCGTCCCAGGCTCTATTGCCGCTTTACCAGGATCCGAGCATCCGGGCGAGCCATCGGAAGTCATCGTTGCCCGCACCAAAACTGAGCAGTACTCCGTTCAGGACGGCGACACCATCAGTACGATCGCCCGACGCTTTGGCGTGAACGTTGGAACCATTCTTTGGGCCAATAATTTAACCGTTCGCTCAACCATTCGCCCAGGATCAAGCTTGAAGATCCCTCCGGTTTCAGGTGTTCTTCATACCATTAAGAAAGGCGACACCCTCAAGAAAATCGCCAGCACATACGATGCAAGCGAGGAAGAAATCAATGCCTTTAACAAGCTTTCAGAAGGCGCAACGCTCGCCATCGGTGAAGAAATCATGATTCCTGATGGAACACCTCCGGAAATCAACACACCGATCGCAATCCGCAAACCAGCAGCCAACAATATCCGTCCCGATGTACCGATCGCCCGTATCGCAAACAAAGCTGTCGACGTTTATCAGGAACTGACCGGCCAACAGGACTCACGCACGAAACCAACCGACATAGCCGATGCCGAAGAGGAAGATTCAAAAGCAAAAACGAAATTCCTCTGGCCAACCAAGCAGCGCATCATTAACCAATATTACGGCTGGAAACACACAGGTCTCGACCTTGAAGGTGATTACGTCGATCCGATTTACGCCTCGGCTGACGGAGTCGTAGAAACAGCTGGCTGGAATAGCGGCGGCTACGGTCTCCAGATCATCGTCAATCACGGTAACGGCAATAAAACGCGTTACGCCCACGCTTCAAAGATGTACGTGAAGGTCGGCGACACCGTAAAGCGCGGAGAAGTCATCGCCATGGTCGGCACAACAGGCCGCTCAACTGGTACGCACTTGCACTACGAAATCTACATCGCAAACAAGCGCGTGAACCCGCTCCCCTACATCCGTTAA
- a CDS encoding YifB family Mg chelatase-like AAA ATPase has translation MASLIHTASVLGLEAHPVQAETDISPGLGAFLIVGLPDTAVQEARERVKSALKHAGVSFPRTRVIINLAPADLRKTGTPFDLPIAISIIAAEGLLNEELLKGILFAGELGLDGSIRPISGALSFAILAKSSGFHSIILPSENANEAALIHGLNVYSARYLSEVINHLKGDTLPVTPPRNVSDSIGLPFQGPDFSAIRGQAQARRALEIAAAGGHNILMQGPPGSGKTLLARAFPGILPGLTVEEALEVTRIHSVAGLLPNDGIICNRPFRSPHHTASTASLVGGGSIPKPGEISLAHRGVLFLDEFLEFPRAVLESLRQPLEDGTITVSRAHGTLSFPARVALVGAMNPCPCGYATDPDRACTCSAMQLSRYQKKLSGPLLDRIDLFLEVPKVPTTELTDIAAQEDSASVRSRVQAARDLQTARWKSIGCKTNAELGSDHVRRYIDLEPEAKTLLRHAVDAHRLSARSYFRLLKVSRTIADLAGEDKIRSLHVAESLNYRHDPST, from the coding sequence ATGGCCTCGCTCATACACACGGCATCTGTCCTCGGTCTTGAAGCTCATCCCGTACAAGCAGAAACCGATATTTCACCAGGATTGGGAGCTTTCCTTATCGTCGGCTTACCAGACACCGCCGTGCAGGAAGCGCGCGAACGAGTCAAAAGCGCCCTCAAGCACGCTGGCGTAAGCTTCCCACGCACCCGAGTCATAATTAATCTTGCTCCCGCCGACTTACGTAAAACCGGGACACCTTTTGATCTACCCATCGCCATCTCGATCATTGCAGCAGAAGGATTGCTCAATGAAGAACTGCTAAAAGGCATTCTTTTTGCAGGAGAGCTCGGTCTCGATGGCTCAATCCGTCCAATCTCCGGTGCCCTCTCTTTTGCCATACTCGCTAAAAGCTCCGGATTTCATTCAATAATCTTGCCATCAGAAAATGCGAATGAAGCCGCTTTAATTCATGGGCTAAACGTCTATTCCGCGCGATATCTCTCGGAAGTTATAAACCATCTCAAAGGAGACACCCTTCCCGTCACCCCACCAAGAAATGTTTCCGATTCCATCGGCCTCCCATTTCAAGGACCTGATTTTTCAGCCATCCGCGGACAGGCGCAGGCTCGTCGCGCATTAGAAATCGCTGCAGCCGGTGGTCACAACATTCTCATGCAAGGCCCGCCCGGCTCTGGAAAAACACTGCTCGCCCGCGCATTTCCAGGCATTCTTCCAGGCTTAACAGTAGAAGAAGCGCTTGAAGTAACACGTATTCATTCCGTAGCCGGACTCTTACCCAATGACGGCATTATCTGTAATCGGCCTTTTCGTTCCCCGCACCACACCGCGAGCACTGCCTCACTCGTAGGTGGCGGCTCCATTCCTAAACCAGGTGAAATCTCGCTCGCGCATCGAGGCGTGCTTTTTCTTGATGAATTTCTGGAATTTCCTCGAGCTGTATTAGAAAGCCTCCGTCAACCGTTAGAGGATGGGACGATCACCGTCAGCCGCGCCCACGGTACGCTCTCTTTTCCGGCGCGTGTCGCCCTTGTCGGAGCGATGAACCCCTGCCCCTGCGGCTACGCCACCGACCCTGATCGTGCCTGCACATGCTCGGCTATGCAGCTTTCCCGCTATCAGAAAAAACTCAGCGGACCCTTGCTAGATCGCATTGATCTCTTCCTTGAAGTTCCCAAAGTCCCAACAACCGAGCTCACGGATATCGCCGCGCAAGAAGACAGCGCAAGCGTACGTAGCAGAGTACAGGCGGCCCGCGACCTCCAAACAGCCCGCTGGAAATCCATCGGCTGCAAAACCAATGCCGAGCTAGGCTCTGATCATGTCCGTCGTTACATTGATCTCGAGCCGGAAGCCAAAACCCTCCTCCGTCATGCCGTCGATGCTCATCGTTTAAGTGCCCGTTCCTACTTCCGACTCCTCAAAGTCTCCCGCACCATCGCCGACCTCGCCGGCGAAGACAAAATCCGCTCTTTGCACGTCGCCGAATCACTCAATTATCGCCACGATCCATCCACTTGA
- a CDS encoding signal peptidase II, whose protein sequence is MQENAHPRDLGFALLAAGSTFVLDQWLKSTLFANEALMNGSWLLGLIRFTDHRNFGISFNLPVPYWLMLVIAIGALIWAIYELLTRHAARDTRHAIFLGIFIGGVIGNLFDRVALGFVRDWLLLWGRSAVNLADGAILLGLIRYLFWKPKA, encoded by the coding sequence ATGCAAGAAAACGCTCACCCAAGAGATCTAGGTTTCGCCCTCTTGGCCGCAGGTTCTACATTTGTTCTCGACCAATGGCTCAAGTCGACCCTGTTTGCAAATGAAGCATTGATGAACGGATCATGGCTTTTGGGCCTGATCCGTTTTACAGATCATCGGAATTTTGGCATCAGTTTTAATCTCCCCGTCCCCTATTGGTTGATGCTCGTTATCGCGATCGGAGCATTGATCTGGGCTATTTACGAGCTACTCACGCGACACGCAGCACGCGACACGCGACACGCTATTTTTCTAGGCATCTTCATTGGTGGAGTAATTGGAAACTTGTTCGATCGTGTAGCGCTTGGCTTTGTCCGCGACTGGTTACTCCTCTGGGGCCGATCCGCGGTAAATCTTGCTGATGGCGCGATTCTTCTCGGACTGATCCGTTATCTTTTTTGGAAGCCTAAGGCTTGA